The Gracilimonas sediminicola sequence AATCGATATGCTTGCCGAAAAGAAAGTGCATTTCATCCTGACTGATATCCATATGCCGGGTATGTCGGGCCTCGATTTCCTGCAGGCACTGATGGAAGATGCAGACCGGAGGAACATCCCGGTTCTGATCATGACCAGCCTGCCTACTGTAGAAAAAGAGCAGATGGCACTTGGGCTGGGAGCCGCTGATTTTATTGACAAATCCCTTTTTAATGAGAAGCCGGAAGAACTGAAGAATCGGATCAGGGCCAAGATGGTGTCCAATGTTGATATTCCGGACTTACCCCCTGAATTAGATCTTGACCGGAAGGCCATCACCAAAAGTATTCTATTCGAAGTATCATCGGGTGATTTTGTTCATACCACCCAAAAGCTGTGCAAAATTCTGGGACAGAAACTACAAACCGATCATCTCTCCTTCTGGATGATTAAGGATGATAAGGTTCAAATGCTGCTTGCTAACGGTGTTCAG is a genomic window containing:
- a CDS encoding response regulator; the encoded protein is MDKDYTLLIIDDDTPIHLMLNKMLGDEYNILMAGTAQEGIDMLAEKKVHFILTDIHMPGMSGLDFLQALMEDADRRNIPVLIMTSLPTVEKEQMALGLGAADFIDKSLFNEKPEELKNRIRAKMVSNVDIPDLPPELDLDRKAITKSILFEVSSGDFVHTTQKLCKILGQKLQTDHLSFWMIKDDKVQMLLANGVQPPPRYGPRELKREETFQRLLKKKRPYMVNNVYTTGRGILIETSQDEGLPAEIGIPLFAITEKQLIKNKMKIPPTVPLFGYVVLKRKRVFTSKEYKMTSVLMMHLGTILFRLFRNM